The following are encoded together in the Poseidonibacter lekithochrous genome:
- a CDS encoding thioredoxin family protein, whose amino-acid sequence MFKKGLLLTLLLFLTHINASYLEGKKIFENKCSSCHGKYISIKNLKINFFEQDNKIYKLTVPTVNMLAYAIVDGPKRIGDPEDKEMQEIEIEEYLKDYLEEPDISNTICDPIIIKYYEKKEAIKIADDETLNLTHFFMEYKKNRLSKSKPKITELNKFYDENKILDEAKKSNKKLIVYATSKSCYFCKKMERDVLSLKEIQKRMNKDFIFLKVDVDEINLPFNLKKHFKGMTPTFFFVSKNKELENIYPGAWLKDDFITILQENIDEK is encoded by the coding sequence ATGTTTAAAAAGGGATTATTACTTACTCTTTTATTATTTCTAACACATATAAACGCATCTTATTTAGAAGGCAAGAAAATATTTGAAAACAAATGTTCTTCATGTCATGGAAAATATATTTCAATAAAAAATTTAAAAATTAATTTCTTTGAACAAGATAATAAAATATACAAATTAACAGTACCAACTGTAAATATGTTGGCTTATGCAATTGTTGATGGACCAAAAAGAATTGGAGATCCAGAAGATAAAGAGATGCAAGAAATAGAAATTGAAGAGTATCTAAAAGATTATTTAGAAGAACCAGATATTTCTAATACTATATGTGATCCAATAATAATTAAGTATTATGAAAAAAAAGAAGCTATTAAAATTGCAGATGATGAGACTTTAAATCTAACACATTTTTTTATGGAATATAAAAAGAATAGATTATCTAAGAGTAAACCTAAGATCACAGAATTAAATAAATTTTATGATGAAAATAAGATTTTAGATGAAGCTAAAAAATCTAATAAAAAACTTATTGTATATGCTACCTCTAAGAGTTGTTATTTCTGTAAGAAGATGGAAAGAGATGTATTGAGTTTAAAAGAGATTCAAAAAAGAATGAATAAAGATTTTATATTTTTAAAAGTGGATGTTGATGAAATAAACTTACCTTTTAATTTAAAAAAGCATTTCAAAGGAATGACTCCTACTTTCTTTTTTGTCTCTAAGAATAAAGAACTTGAGAATATATACCCAGGAGCTTGGTTAAAAGATGATTTTATAACTATTTTACAGGAGAATATCGATGAAAAGTAA